In a genomic window of Nodosilinea sp. E11:
- a CDS encoding PAS domain S-box protein: MVSPRPAALAAAIIRHPLTIGPDVPALVAIARMSEACTASLEAREHNRPMEVCSGCVVVVEPDQRVIGILTERDVVRLTAQQQPLDRLSVAEVMTQPVISRRQSELTDLFSVVGLLQQQIRHLPIVDEQDRLVGLLTADRLAQLNIQAADLGQQMAACTQMVQVQGERERLISRLASQILASLDVQVILDTTVRQVRQILDCNRVNIWRFEADWATVVVAESTESDLSLVGNRIHDTCLQETQVEVYRQGHVRVVSDIYTTEMSDCHRDLLIRLQTRAKILVPLLCGDELWGLLNVTEIQPRDWQPAEVDFLRSLSMQVGIALQQATQHQQLQSEMCQRQVSAVALQRQRDFNQLIAEITSRFVDSHPGTLDAEIDRTLCLIGEITQVDTSFLFTYDPDHDLSSMTHEWCRSGYPAQQPQAQNIPCTALFPWSSPLLNQRQTIHIPNLAELPAAAAIDQAHWQATGMRALLMVPFVQQQQVVGAIGFASYNQEIHWEEETIRLLQVMGQTIATAQQRHRNEQQIQQSEERLRLTLVSAKQGIYDFNLVTQAGTLSPEYALLLGYDPETFEETYDGWVERVHPQDRARVVAAFNGYLAGTQHKYQEEFRLRHCSGDYVWVMSLGKIVERDEAGCPQRLLGIYTDINDRKQAELDLARLNAELESRVAERTAALSEREALLQDFLDNANDLIQIVAIDTGRFEFVNRAWRDVLGYTAADVEQLTIFDVLAPDCIPHCQQAMDQMQAGTLINLEQVELTFIHKSGQPVLVEGSINCRFGDDADGCPQILSTRAIFRDVTAKKAVEQALRESELRFRRVFESNVVGMMFTDFSGCISEANDCFLGMLGYSRQELESCCFLNWAELTPSEYQAQDQAAIAHLQYHDSVPPWEKVYRHKDGHLVPVLVGVAMLSHEDESCVCVVVDISDRKRYETALQESQQFLQTVVDTVPLSIFWKDRNSTYLGANQRFLQDASLGSVSELVGKNDSEMPWGATEAEAYRADDRIVMESGETKLAIIEPQHQQNGTVIWLETNKLPLRNLTGEVVGVLGTYQDITERKNAEIALQRQLAAIEAAVNGIAILEGERYQYLNSAHVKMFGYEQAEELVGQSWRMVYSPEELERFDREIVPVVLAQKSWQGEVTATRKDGTTFPEQLSLTLSADNLLICVCQDISDRKRYETALQDSQRLLQTVLDTVPLSVFWKDRQSVILGCNQPFATVSGFAEPADMIGRSNFDMGFPQAEAEGYTADDRQVMTSGIAKLGIEETATPANGEQRWIETNKLPLRDGAGNVIGIVGTFQDITDRKQAEAIIRQQAERETVLREITQRIRQSLDLSAILNTAVEQMQHTLQTDRVAVYQFRPDWSGDFIAEAVHEPWVKLVGPDIQKVWEDTYLQDTQGGRFKHHETFVIADIYQAGLQPCHIELLEQFQAKAFAIAPIFSGDTLWGLLAAYQNATCRQWLNWEVELLQQIANQLAIAIQQASLYEQVQTELLERQQAEAQIARQLRQQTALELILQQIRQSLDLPEILAIATQQVQELLQGDRVIVFQVCHDGHSCIVEEAVAPGLPRLKAMHWEDETWSQEILEHYWQGKPRIVPDVMDDIWTDCLVDYSQAGQIRSKIVAPILQELRSSEAHRWVPPHGNNKLWGVLVVHACHSRRVWQPEEAQLLQQIANQLAIAIQQASLFEQLQQELTERQQAQAQLTLTNNELMRATRLKDEFLANMSHELRTPLNAILGMTEALQEEDVFGTVNAKQLKALKTVERSGSHLLELINEVLDVAKIEAGQMELDLTPTAIAPLCQSSLVFVKQPALKKRIQLTVNLPLDLPAITLDERRIRQVLINLLNNAVKFTPEGGQITLEVIPLAPVLPSEGPSYLRFAVTDTGIGIPLLEQQRLFQPFVQVDSALNRHYEGTGLGLALVKRIVDLHGGQVGLTSDVGVGSCFTFDLPYTKAIAPLPAPIPEASPEPPAPAAATATAPLILLAEDNEANISTMVSYLQAKGYRVEIAYNGQEAIDRAQHLTPDLILMDIQMPGMDGLTAIGHIRRDPRLDEVPVIALTSLAMPGDRDRCLAAGATEYMSKPVRLKQLVDLIQTLLIQQTSPP, encoded by the coding sequence ATGGTTAGCCCGAGGCCCGCTGCTCTAGCTGCTGCAATTATTCGCCATCCCCTAACCATCGGGCCAGATGTTCCGGCGCTGGTGGCGATCGCCCGCATGAGCGAGGCCTGTACTGCTTCCCTTGAAGCCCGTGAGCATAACCGGCCCATGGAGGTCTGCTCTGGTTGTGTGGTGGTGGTGGAGCCAGATCAGCGAGTGATCGGTATTTTGACTGAGCGAGATGTGGTGCGCCTCACGGCTCAGCAGCAGCCTCTCGATCGCCTCTCTGTCGCTGAGGTGATGACTCAGCCGGTAATCAGCCGCCGTCAATCTGAACTCACCGACTTGTTCAGTGTCGTTGGTCTGCTGCAACAGCAGATTCGTCATCTGCCGATTGTAGATGAGCAAGATCGCCTGGTGGGTCTACTCACCGCAGATCGTCTGGCCCAGCTCAACATCCAGGCGGCAGATCTGGGGCAGCAAATGGCAGCGTGTACCCAAATGGTGCAGGTGCAGGGGGAGCGCGAGCGTCTGATATCTAGGTTGGCCTCCCAAATTTTGGCCTCCCTAGATGTCCAGGTGATTTTAGACACCACCGTGCGGCAGGTGCGGCAGATTCTGGACTGCAATCGCGTCAACATTTGGCGGTTTGAGGCCGATTGGGCCACCGTAGTTGTGGCAGAGTCTACTGAGTCTGACCTCTCCTTAGTTGGCAATCGCATTCACGACACCTGCTTGCAAGAAACCCAAGTAGAGGTCTATCGTCAGGGGCATGTTCGGGTAGTGTCCGATATCTACACCACTGAGATGTCGGACTGCCACCGCGACCTGCTCATCCGGCTTCAGACTCGGGCCAAGATTTTGGTGCCTTTGCTCTGTGGAGACGAGCTATGGGGCCTGCTGAATGTGACCGAAATACAGCCCCGCGACTGGCAACCAGCGGAGGTTGACTTTCTGCGATCGCTCTCGATGCAGGTGGGGATCGCCCTCCAGCAGGCAACCCAGCACCAGCAGCTTCAGTCCGAAATGTGCCAACGGCAGGTCAGCGCTGTTGCCCTCCAGCGGCAGCGAGATTTTAACCAACTTATAGCCGAAATCACCAGTCGCTTTGTGGATAGCCATCCCGGCACCCTGGATGCAGAAATTGATCGCACCCTCTGCCTAATTGGCGAAATCACCCAAGTCGATACCAGCTTCCTGTTCACTTACGACCCCGATCATGACCTCAGCAGCATGACCCATGAATGGTGTCGATCGGGCTATCCTGCCCAGCAACCTCAGGCCCAGAATATCCCCTGCACCGCCCTATTTCCCTGGAGCAGTCCTCTCTTAAACCAGCGGCAAACCATTCACATTCCCAACCTAGCCGAGCTGCCCGCCGCCGCTGCCATCGATCAAGCCCATTGGCAGGCTACTGGCATGCGGGCCTTGCTGATGGTGCCCTTCGTTCAACAGCAGCAGGTCGTGGGGGCGATCGGTTTTGCCTCCTATAACCAGGAAATACATTGGGAAGAGGAGACCATCCGGCTGCTTCAGGTGATGGGGCAGACCATCGCCACCGCCCAACAGCGCCACCGCAACGAGCAGCAGATTCAGCAAAGCGAAGAACGGCTGCGGCTGACCCTTGTCTCCGCTAAGCAGGGCATCTACGATTTCAACCTGGTTACCCAAGCAGGTACCCTTAGCCCCGAATATGCCCTGCTGTTGGGCTACGACCCAGAGACCTTTGAGGAAACCTATGACGGCTGGGTAGAGCGCGTCCATCCGCAGGATCGGGCCAGAGTTGTGGCGGCCTTTAATGGCTATCTGGCCGGAACTCAGCACAAGTATCAGGAGGAATTTCGACTGCGCCATTGCTCGGGCGACTATGTGTGGGTGATGTCTTTGGGCAAGATTGTGGAGCGAGACGAGGCTGGCTGTCCTCAGCGTCTGTTGGGCATCTATACCGATATTAACGATCGCAAACAGGCCGAGCTAGATCTGGCCCGGCTCAACGCCGAACTGGAATCTCGGGTTGCAGAACGCACCGCAGCATTGAGCGAACGGGAAGCTCTTCTGCAAGACTTTTTGGACAATGCTAACGATCTAATCCAGATAGTAGCTATTGACACCGGGCGCTTTGAGTTTGTCAATCGGGCCTGGCGAGATGTCTTGGGCTATACGGCTGCCGACGTCGAGCAGTTGACCATCTTTGATGTGTTAGCCCCTGACTGTATACCTCACTGCCAGCAAGCGATGGACCAGATGCAAGCCGGAACGCTCATTAACCTGGAACAGGTTGAACTGACCTTTATCCATAAGTCAGGGCAACCCGTGCTGGTAGAAGGCAGCATCAACTGTCGGTTTGGGGACGATGCCGACGGTTGCCCACAGATCCTCTCTACCCGTGCTATCTTTCGAGATGTCACGGCCAAAAAGGCCGTAGAGCAGGCCCTACGGGAAAGTGAACTCCGCTTTCGGCGGGTGTTTGAGTCGAACGTAGTGGGGATGATGTTCACCGATTTCAGTGGCTGCATCAGCGAGGCCAACGATTGCTTTTTAGGGATGCTGGGCTACAGTCGCCAGGAGCTAGAGTCGTGCTGTTTCCTCAACTGGGCGGAGTTGACGCCGTCGGAGTACCAGGCTCAAGACCAAGCCGCGATCGCTCACCTCCAGTACCACGACTCCGTTCCTCCCTGGGAAAAGGTCTACCGCCACAAAGATGGGCATCTGGTTCCAGTGCTGGTTGGGGTGGCAATGCTATCTCACGAGGACGAAAGCTGTGTATGTGTGGTGGTGGATATCAGCGATCGCAAGCGCTACGAAACCGCCCTGCAAGAATCTCAGCAATTCCTGCAAACGGTGGTGGATACGGTACCCCTCTCAATTTTCTGGAAAGATCGAAACTCCACGTATCTAGGTGCTAACCAACGCTTTCTCCAAGATGCCTCCCTTGGTTCCGTTTCAGAGTTGGTGGGCAAAAACGACTCTGAAATGCCCTGGGGTGCGACTGAGGCCGAAGCTTATCGAGCCGACGATCGCATCGTCATGGAGAGTGGTGAGACAAAACTCGCCATCATCGAACCTCAACACCAGCAGAATGGGACGGTAATCTGGTTAGAAACCAACAAATTGCCCCTGCGTAACCTGACCGGTGAGGTGGTGGGTGTTCTGGGAACCTATCAAGACATTACCGAACGTAAAAACGCCGAAATTGCGTTGCAACGCCAGCTAGCCGCGATCGAAGCCGCAGTCAATGGCATTGCTATTCTTGAGGGTGAGCGTTATCAGTATCTCAACTCTGCCCACGTCAAGATGTTTGGCTATGAGCAGGCAGAAGAACTGGTCGGTCAAAGTTGGCGAATGGTGTATTCTCCGGAGGAGCTAGAGCGATTCGATCGGGAAATAGTGCCAGTTGTACTAGCACAAAAGTCTTGGCAAGGTGAAGTTACGGCTACCCGTAAAGATGGCACAACTTTCCCAGAGCAGTTGTCGCTGACACTCTCGGCAGACAACCTGCTAATTTGTGTTTGCCAAGATATCAGCGATCGCAAACGCTACGAAACCGCCCTGCAAGACTCTCAGCGGTTGCTGCAAACCGTGCTTGATACCGTGCCTCTGTCGGTCTTTTGGAAAGATCGGCAGTCGGTGATTCTGGGCTGCAATCAGCCCTTTGCCACCGTCTCTGGATTTGCCGAGCCTGCCGATATGATTGGCAGGAGTAATTTTGATATGGGTTTTCCCCAGGCCGAAGCTGAGGGCTATACCGCCGATGATCGCCAGGTGATGACCTCAGGGATTGCTAAGCTGGGAATAGAGGAAACCGCCACCCCAGCCAATGGAGAACAGCGGTGGATTGAAACTAACAAACTGCCCCTGCGGGACGGAGCCGGGAATGTTATCGGCATTGTTGGCACCTTTCAAGACATTACCGATCGCAAGCAGGCAGAAGCAATCATTCGCCAACAGGCGGAGCGAGAAACGGTGCTGCGGGAGATTACCCAGCGCATTCGTCAGTCCTTAGACCTGAGCGCTATTCTAAATACCGCTGTTGAGCAAATGCAGCACACGCTGCAGACCGATCGGGTCGCCGTGTATCAGTTTCGTCCCGATTGGAGCGGTGACTTTATTGCCGAAGCGGTGCATGAGCCTTGGGTTAAATTGGTGGGTCCTGACATTCAAAAAGTTTGGGAAGATACCTACCTACAAGACACCCAGGGCGGGCGATTTAAACACCACGAAACCTTTGTCATTGCAGATATCTACCAGGCTGGCTTGCAACCCTGCCACATTGAGCTTTTAGAACAGTTTCAAGCCAAAGCCTTTGCGATCGCCCCGATCTTTTCGGGAGATACCCTCTGGGGGCTACTGGCCGCTTATCAGAATGCAACCTGCCGCCAATGGCTAAATTGGGAAGTTGAGTTATTGCAGCAAATTGCTAACCAGTTGGCGATCGCCATTCAGCAGGCCAGCCTGTATGAGCAGGTGCAGACAGAGTTGCTAGAACGGCAACAGGCAGAGGCCCAGATTGCGCGGCAACTGCGGCAGCAAACGGCCCTGGAACTGATTCTGCAACAGATTCGGCAGTCTCTGGATTTACCGGAGATTTTGGCGATCGCGACCCAGCAGGTGCAAGAGCTGCTCCAGGGCGATCGGGTCATTGTGTTTCAAGTCTGCCACGACGGCCACAGCTGCATTGTTGAAGAAGCCGTTGCCCCTGGCTTGCCCCGCCTCAAAGCCATGCATTGGGAGGATGAAACCTGGTCTCAGGAGATTCTGGAACACTACTGGCAGGGGAAACCCCGAATTGTGCCCGATGTGATGGATGACATCTGGACCGACTGTTTGGTGGACTATTCTCAGGCCGGGCAGATTCGCTCTAAAATTGTGGCCCCCATTCTCCAAGAACTGCGCAGTTCCGAAGCCCACCGTTGGGTACCCCCCCATGGCAACAACAAGCTATGGGGGGTGCTGGTGGTTCATGCCTGCCACAGCCGTCGTGTCTGGCAGCCAGAAGAAGCCCAGCTGTTGCAGCAGATTGCCAACCAATTGGCGATCGCCATTCAGCAGGCCAGTTTGTTTGAACAACTGCAACAAGAATTAACCGAGCGGCAGCAGGCCCAGGCGCAGCTAACCCTGACCAATAATGAACTGATGCGGGCCACCCGTCTCAAAGACGAATTTTTGGCCAATATGAGCCACGAACTGCGCACTCCCCTCAATGCGATTCTGGGCATGACCGAGGCGTTGCAAGAAGAGGATGTGTTTGGCACCGTTAACGCCAAGCAACTCAAAGCGCTTAAAACCGTCGAGCGCAGCGGCTCGCACCTGCTAGAGCTAATCAACGAGGTGCTAGATGTCGCCAAAATTGAAGCTGGTCAAATGGAGCTAGACTTAACGCCCACAGCGATCGCCCCCCTTTGCCAATCTAGCCTGGTGTTTGTCAAACAGCCCGCTTTGAAAAAGCGCATTCAACTCACCGTTAATCTGCCCCTCGATTTACCAGCCATCACCTTAGATGAACGGCGGATCCGGCAGGTGCTGATCAACCTACTCAACAACGCGGTGAAATTCACGCCCGAGGGAGGGCAAATCACCCTTGAGGTCATCCCTTTAGCGCCCGTGCTGCCCAGCGAAGGCCCCTCCTACCTCCGGTTTGCCGTGACCGATACCGGCATTGGCATCCCCCTCTTAGAGCAGCAACGCCTGTTTCAACCCTTTGTGCAGGTAGACAGCGCCCTCAACCGGCACTACGAGGGCACCGGGTTGGGGCTGGCCCTGGTCAAGCGCATTGTTGATCTGCACGGGGGGCAGGTGGGGCTGACTAGTGATGTGGGGGTAGGCAGCTGCTTTACCTTTGACCTGCCCTATACCAAGGCGATTGCCCCTCTTCCCGCCCCCATTCCAGAGGCCTCCCCTGAGCCACCGGCACCAGCGGCGGCAACCGCCACAGCACCGCTGATTTTGCTGGCCGAAGACAATGAAGCCAATATCAGCACTATGGTGAGCTATCTACAGGCCAAGGGCTACCGGGTTGAAATTGCCTACAACGGCCAGGAAGCTATTGACCGTGCTCAGCACTTGACCCCCGATCTGATTTTGATGGATATTCAAATGCCGGGGATGGATGGGTTAACGGCGATCGGCCATATTCGCCGTGACCCGCGCCTTGATGAAGTGCCGGTGATCGCCCTGACCTCGTTGGCTATGCCCGGCGATCGCGATCGCTGCCTGGCCGCTGGTGCTACAGAATATATGAGTAAGCCGGTCAGGCTAAAGCAACTCGTTGACCTGATCCAGACGCTACTGATCCAGCAAACCTCTCCACCATGA
- a CDS encoding EAL domain-containing protein, translating into MTLSATAMPVVLVVDDEPDNFDVVEAMLSNQGYILHYAANGQIALDCLSSVQPDLILLDVMMPGIDGMEVCRQIKALPQWRGVPIIMVTALNAKQDLSRCLAAGADDFVSKPVNLLELVARTRSMLRIHQQYQQLATFNTQLEGLVQQRTAQLQALIDEDALTQLPSRSRLLQATSVALQTAQSKGSFGETSQASSRCTPYSVGLAYLDCDQFKLVNGAFGYAVGNELLQAIAQRLQLQLRPGDMLARLGEDEFCFLLHHLADLETLEAWVETVFESFVRPFRVVNCDFFVSVCMGVALADATTAQPETLLQAADTAMYRAKRQGQGSYQVFDALLSTATRDRLTLETDLQRALEHREFITYYQPIVQLATRQVVGFEALVRWQHPERQMVPPGNFIPCMEETGLVVKVGLVVLRQACEQLRVWHQQGATDWTVSVNLSVRQFDSPTLLADIDRVLAATEVNPAYLKLEITESALMQDAEAAIAVMNQLRSRQIQISLDDFGTGYSSLGYLHRFPIDTLKIDRSFVQQIHPGNRNHQVVNTIIALSNQLALPVVAEGIETVEQLQCLQALGCEFGQGYLFAKPLPASDIQVYPKSE; encoded by the coding sequence ATGACCTTATCTGCCACCGCAATGCCCGTTGTCCTGGTCGTCGACGATGAGCCCGACAATTTTGATGTGGTTGAAGCCATGCTGAGTAACCAGGGCTATATTCTGCACTATGCGGCTAATGGCCAAATTGCCCTAGACTGCCTCAGCTCTGTGCAGCCAGACCTCATTTTGCTCGATGTGATGATGCCTGGCATCGACGGCATGGAAGTTTGTCGGCAGATCAAAGCGCTGCCCCAGTGGCGGGGAGTGCCTATCATCATGGTGACGGCTCTGAATGCTAAGCAAGACCTCAGCCGTTGCCTGGCGGCGGGGGCCGACGACTTTGTCAGCAAACCTGTCAATCTGTTAGAGCTGGTGGCCCGAACTCGCTCCATGCTGCGCATTCACCAGCAATACCAGCAGTTGGCCACCTTCAATACTCAGCTAGAAGGGTTGGTACAGCAGCGCACCGCCCAACTACAGGCGCTGATCGATGAAGATGCCCTTACCCAACTGCCCAGCCGGAGCCGACTTTTGCAGGCGACCTCTGTGGCCTTGCAAACTGCTCAATCAAAGGGCAGTTTTGGCGAGACATCCCAGGCGTCGAGTCGTTGCACCCCTTACTCCGTTGGACTGGCCTATCTAGACTGCGATCAGTTTAAGTTGGTGAATGGGGCCTTTGGTTACGCCGTCGGCAATGAGTTGCTACAAGCCATTGCCCAGCGCTTGCAGTTGCAGCTGCGTCCTGGAGATATGCTGGCGCGGCTCGGGGAAGATGAGTTTTGTTTTTTGCTGCATCATCTGGCTGACCTAGAGACTTTAGAAGCATGGGTCGAGACGGTGTTTGAGAGCTTTGTCCGACCCTTTAGAGTGGTCAACTGCGACTTTTTTGTGTCGGTCTGCATGGGGGTAGCGCTGGCCGATGCCACCACGGCCCAGCCCGAGACCTTGCTCCAGGCGGCTGATACCGCCATGTACCGCGCCAAGCGCCAGGGCCAGGGCAGCTATCAGGTGTTTGATGCCCTGTTGTCTACCGCCACCCGCGATCGCCTCACCCTAGAAACCGATCTGCAACGGGCCTTAGAGCATCGAGAATTTATTACCTACTACCAGCCAATCGTCCAGTTGGCCACCCGCCAGGTGGTGGGCTTCGAGGCCCTGGTGCGTTGGCAACACCCCGAGCGCCAGATGGTGCCACCAGGAAACTTTATTCCTTGTATGGAAGAGACCGGCCTGGTGGTGAAAGTGGGACTGGTGGTGTTGCGGCAGGCCTGTGAGCAACTGCGCGTCTGGCACCAGCAGGGTGCCACCGACTGGACGGTGAGCGTCAATCTCTCGGTGCGACAGTTTGATAGCCCAACGCTGTTGGCCGACATTGACCGAGTATTGGCCGCGACCGAAGTCAACCCAGCCTATCTAAAGCTAGAAATTACCGAGAGCGCCCTGATGCAAGATGCAGAGGCCGCGATCGCGGTGATGAACCAGCTGCGATCGCGCCAGATTCAAATTAGCCTGGATGACTTTGGCACTGGCTATTCATCTCTGGGCTATCTGCATCGCTTTCCCATCGACACCCTAAAAATCGATCGCTCCTTTGTGCAACAAATTCATCCCGGCAACCGCAACCACCAGGTAGTCAACACCATCATCGCCCTGAGCAATCAGCTGGCGCTGCCGGTTGTCGCCGAAGGCATTGAGACCGTAGAACAACTCCAATGTCTGCAAGCGCTAGGCTGTGAATTTGGCCAGGGCTATCTTTTCGCTAA